From the genome of Lemur catta isolate mLemCat1 chromosome 18, mLemCat1.pri, whole genome shotgun sequence:
ATCCACACCTTGCCAGTGGTATTGCTGACAGTGTGGCCAGGGGTCTTCAGCCACAGGACACAAGGAACATGTGCCACGCCAAGGTCTTCAGAAGGAAAGCCCAGTGGGGGCAGAAGCGGAGACagagggggcaggagagagaagccCCCATGGCTCCCTCTCTGGGGACATTGTGATGGGATGAAAGGTGAGGGATGCAGTCTCAGGAAAAAGTCAGAGAGTGAATGTTTGGAAGGtggacagagagggaggaggaccTGGCCACCCAtggtttcttccatttttcaagCAAAGAGATTGAGGCTCAGCCAGTTATGAAATCTGCCTAAAATGGAGAGGTTTGTATGTGCCCAAAGATTCAAAGGCCACACCCCACTCTCCGACTGTGAGTTGTTACCCTGGGACTCAAAGGGACatcagagaggagaggagacgGCCCTTgtcagagctggggctgggtcTCCTGGACCacaggtggggaaggggtggccaGATGGGATGACTCCATCACTGTGGCCTGGAAGGTGCTACAGACACAGGGACAGTTACCAGCTGACCTTTGGGAGACACCACCTGAGGTCTCAGGCCTGGAGGAAACTGTCCCAGGATGTTGTTGGAGGTGGCAGGCAGCCACACAGCATGCACCCGGCTTCCAAATGAGAGAACTCTGTGTTTGTTCCTCTGTTTTGTGGACCTGATGTTCCAGGCCAAAGGCAAGTGGGAGCAAGGTTGAGTAGGTGGTGCTGAGGCTGGGAGAATGAAAATACATCTGAGATCCTTCAGAGATTTCCGTTTGTTTGGGGAAAGTCACTAAATGCAGAGGAGGGGGGTGCTGAACCCTCACACACTGTATGGCTCTATTCCTGGCTCTACACAATAAACACGTCAGAAGCTGCTTCCTCTGGGACCCTTCAGCCCTGTCCCCTTGCAAGGCCAGTGATGCCATTAATGGTGTTGCCTAGTAAAATTAGAAGCAGCTGTCACATCCGGCCATGGTTTAAAGAAGCCAGGCACTAAAGCTAGTAAGGAATTCAAGAATCACACAAAAAATAACTGAGCAGCAAGAGATGTCAGTCCTGGTGGACTGAGCTCCGGCTCCCTGCACCACTCCAGCATCTCTTTGTTCCTGTCCAGGTGGCCCTACTGCTAACGAGAGATGGCAGAGTTCCCAGTCTCCCTGGACTCCTTGAAGACAGTGTCTCTGCCCAGAAGTCTCATCTTCCTCAcacacctcctcctcctgctcctccggCCTGAGGAGCTGTACACAGGTAACGAGCCTGATCTGCAGCCCAGACAGCCAGGACATGAGCACCTCAGCTCTGCCTACGCCTCCTGCCAGGTGCTCCCCAGGGCTGAGGTCTTATAACATAGTGCCGGGCCATGCCAGATGCTGAAATATCAACACAAGGTTTCTATTCTGGGTGTTAAACAGCTACTGCCCCTGAGCACCAGGCAGCTCTAGAGTGCTTCTCCtcaacctccccacccccagcccctctaCACAGTTCCCCAGCACCCCAGGGTCCACAGGCGCAGCAGTGAGCACAGTGGGAGGGTGCCAGGAGAATCACTGCTCTGTGTTTGTGCTGAACCAGTTGGTACATATTTTTAACTCCACTCCCTGAATAGCTTTTAGAAGGCAGCAAAGACCTCACTGGGTCCTACCATCTCTCATGAAGAAGCAGCCAACAGAGGATGTAAACTATAAAGCAATAATGATTCCCTCATCACCTGGGCTGGAAACTGGTGATACGAGGGTGACTGCGCATAGCCCAGGTCCCCAAGCAGTTCGTAGTCAAGGGAGAGGGATGGATGTGACCTAGATGGCTGCCCAGTTATGTGACCAGGGCTGCAAGAGAACAGACTTTGCCCTGCTAAGCCAAGGAGAGCCCTGGAGGGAAGGCACTGTTTAAGCAGAGCCCTGCAGCATGCACATTCTCCAGGAAGATGACAGACGGagggtaaactgaggcagggtGTACCCAGGGAAATAGCCAGACATCAGTGTGTGTTGAGAGACAGCTGGAGCAGGAAACATGTAGAAAGGTTAGTGGATATTCACCCTGTGGGCAACAAGGGGCCTCAAATAGTGTGAACAAAGGAAGGCGCCTCCATTTTAATTGTGCACTCTCACTTTTTCCATGACAATTACTTGTTTAAGAGACCTGGATGGTTGTACTTAGAGTGTCTCACCTTCCTCGTTTGAATGGTTTTCAATAGATTCCTAAGCTGCAAAGAGAttggataaaaaaattttatttgctgaGAGTTGCTTTTGGCTGTTCTGACTTCTCATCCTAGAGGAGGTCAAGGTGGTAGGCCCTGGGGAACCCATCCTGGCCCTTGTCGGGGAGGAGGTGGAGTTCCCCTGCCACCTGTCGCCCTACCTGGACGCTGAGCACATGGAGATTCGCTGGTTCCGGAGCCGCGACTCCGACGTGGTCCACCTGTACCGTGAGCGGCAGGAGCTCCCCGGCCCGCAGATGGCCCAGTTCCAGAACAGGACCAAACTCATCAAGGACGACATCGTGGATGGCAGCGTGGTCCTGCAGCTTCATAGCGTCGTGCCCTCCGACGAGGGACTGTTCGGGTGCCGCTTCCTTTCCAGCGACTTCTCTGGCGAAGCTGTCTGGGAGCTGGAGGTAGCAGGTGCGGGGCTGGCCGTCCCCAGGCGGGCAGGAGACACAGCCGCTCTGCTCAAAAGGAGACAGAGAATctcagagaaagggaaaatatgtaattttttaaaaactattacaaACTGAAAGGGATAAGTCCATTagcaaatgaacaaaagaaacagttcacaagaaaatacacaaatggtgctcaaacatatgaaaagttgATTATTTTTACTCATAATGAGAGAAAGACAAATTAAAGCTACATCCAAATGCAATTCTTTACCTATTAGACTGACCATCCAAAAGTTCTTCCACACGCCCTTGGTGGCGCTATGGCGAGCAAGCCCTCTCGTACATACGGTGTCAGAGGAGTTCAAAGTTGGGAAGTTCCAGGGCAGGGGATTTGGCAATGCCTGCGAGGACTAGCTGTGCGTCTCCCTCTGACACAGCAAGCTCACCTCTAGGAATTTGCCCTGAAGGTACATCCCCAACACCTCCAATGTGAAAAAgacatattataaatttaatttctgtagcattatttataattgcaaaatagTGGAAGCCACCTAAATGTCCAAGCACGAGAGCTGAGTATGATCCACCTACCTAATGGAGTCGTAGGTACTGTGCAGCTGAAAGAATGGGAGATGCTCTACGAAGGGATGTGGAGTGATTTCTAGGATGCAttgttaagagaaaaaagcaagatgcaaaagAGGTTCAATagtatatatttgtgtttgtaaGAAAGGATAAACATTGCAAAAGGAACACAGGAAGGATAAACTAGAAACTAATGAAATTGGTTAACTAAGGGGGGGCGTGATGGAAGGGGAAGGATAGAGAAAGGCCTGGGGCACTCCTTCCTGGTACATATTCTTACACGGCATTGATGCTTAAACCATATTAATGTTTTGTGTATTCAACATATAAAGCTAACTCCATGAGGAGGAGATAAAGGAGTGCCTATAACACAGGCACGGAAATCTGGTGGGATTCAAAAGAGATAGAAGATTCACAATTCTAATGTATTACAATTTCGGGTGAGACTATTCTTCATTCTAGGGGGATTGTCCCTTGCATAATATGACTAAATCCCAGTAGCCCTTCCCCACCAAGTGACCCCATCATATTTCCAAATGTCCCTCAGGGGTAGTACTGTCCCCACATGACACCACTGATTTAGACTGTCATTTATAATCCATAGATGGGGGACTGCGAACCCACACATACGTTATGAGCAGTCACAGTTCGTGATGCTTTATGGTAACTATAAATGGTGAACTTCATGCACAATTTTCAAGAAGCCTGATCTTTcccactcctcctgcctctcccagggctGGGCTCGGACCCTCACATCTCCCTTGAGGGCTTCAAGGAAGAAGGCATTCAGCTGAAGTGCAGCTCCAGTGGCTGGTATCCCAAGCCAAAGGCTCAGTGGCAAGACCATCAGGGACAGTGCCTGCCTCCAGAGTCTGAAGCCATCATCCAGGACGCCCAGGGCCTGTTCAATCTGGAAACATCTGTGGTTGTCCGAGGGGGATCCCACAGCAATGTGTCCTTCTCCATCCAGAATCTCCTCCTGAGCCAGAAGAAAGAGTTGGTAGTCCAGATAGcaggtcagtggttgccaagTCACACTCATCTTTCCAGTCATCAGTTTCTCCATGTGCATTAGCCCAGAGGCAGTCCATAAAGACACAGTGGTACTGGGCCTGGCTGCATGTGGGCTGGGCTGGCCTTGACAGCTGAAAAGGCAGCAACTTGGATACAGGAACATGCTAAGAATAAAACTGACATCCCAAACAGGAAGTAGGGGAGGCCTCGGAGAGCCAACATTTCTGTGCCAAAGGTCATGCATTAAAATTCAAGAATTCTACACCTTAGAGGTCATCATGAGAGCCCACGTTCCTAATTTCATCCctcaaacaatatttatttagcacccaCGTGTGccccaagtccctgccctcaggttCTCATTCCAGTGGAGAATATAGTGGGGTCAGGGAAGTAGATGTTTAGACAATGAGATGAAGGTGAGGTCATTGTGTATTATCAAACTCTTACCATGAGGCACCCACCAAAGGGTTTCATGTTCATGGCTCTAATTGTTTTAAGTTTTGAGGACAAACCCAACCTATGGACCATTTTTCACATCAGTCCAAATCAATAGTTATATAATTACAACAGAAAGAAATGTCACCCTTTGATATAGTCAGGCAGATACAACCCACTGAGTACATGTTCTCGAGATGAACAATAACTTGTCTTCAAGTAGGACTTAGCAGCACACAATTTATTATAAATCCCCCTAGTAATTGGGGTGGCCATCTGTGTTGCTAACTGcctttatccaaaggaaaaacaaagcatgTGATGACTCTAGGGCAAGCATGTAGTTACAGCTTGGAGCCAGGCACCTGAGCTAAACTCCTCTGAGACTTGGATCTCCATGCGGTATTTTCTCCTTGATGTTTACATTTCGGAGATATAGCCCTTAAGAAAAACATTCTTGAGTTGTGGCCGGCATACATAGGGAAAGAGCTTACAAGTCTTCTAAAGTAAATGaactaagaaaaggaaagaagagggagtctttttctcattttgtacCAGGCAAAATACAATAGtttctttttagttatttatataaatttaaatttatattatttatatttattattaaatttatataaaatgaatttatatataaatgtttagatttgtatatatttgtatgcgTGGACCCCTTTACAGAGGGCATGAGTACCATGGATACCTGCAGGAAGGGCATTCCCGGAGAGGGGACCACATCTGGCTGTTAGCAGAGCAGCAAGGCCAGAGGGGCAAGGGTGAGGATGGCAGGTCAGAGGGACATCAGGCCCTGAAGCCCTTGTTCTCAAACTTGAGTCAGTGTTTCACAATTGACGAGTGGTGAAAGAGCAATCCATTGTGATCCAGTATGATACAATAAAAATGCactggtagaaaaataaaattaaaagccaaaataACACTGACTTGAAttataaaccagacacaaaaggaaaaatattgtatgattctgtttatatgaggcacctaaagtagtcaaattcatagagatggagagtggttgccaggggctgggcagagcaggggttGGAGAATTATTGcataatgggtacagagtttcagtttaggaagatgagaaagttctggaggtgggtATTGGTGAAtggacttaatgccactgaactgtacacttagaaatggcATGCAGAAGAATGACTTTAAGTGGCATGCACTTAAAGATGGTAAGTTTACGTCATGTACACTTTAGCACAATAAAAAacgaaaaaaatgtatttttaaaaagatctctgAGGTAAAAGaaccattttttaataattaggttCAACAGACCCAATAGAGTATTAAATTGCCACAAGGGTTACTCGGCGTTTTTGCCGTTCACCTTCTGGCCACGGTCCAGGCGCTGCGCTTGGCGGGGAAGGGAAGCTGCAGGTCAGCACGCACGTGGCTTTGTTGTCAGTTCTTCCAAAAGTGTGGTGAGAACAGATGTAGAAGCCAAATGTTTGCAAAGAAGCAAGGAGATGACTTGTGGATGGCGCAGCCTGCTCCGCAGCCGGGTGAAGAGTGGCTCACCGGGTTCCCAGCACAAACAAAGCACCGCGGATTCTCGCGTCCTTGAGTCGCAGGGCAAGAGTGGgagtgttagagccggttcccctcggcccgggaacagaaagacagagtcactgaggctgcaaaggcaaaggagttttattttattgactagctcgagctagggtccaagtcccagagcaccaacgcagtggtctctgtacgaaccaggaccccgccctggggtaaaaacaaagcttttatacttttttttttttgctggagtctgttgctagttatttccgataagagactctttcccaagagattccctcccaggagattctctccccaaggacactcgccctgcacagccggcctccctatcaggaagccacctgcggtgcggtttttttctttttttaactgcatttgagcatggttttagctctttatcgtaaccaagcaataagcaagcaagctttgtgtacaggagcggaatttggctgttagctatgagcaaaaaacaagtcaccatcaaacaaactgaaatattgttttagtcctactctacaggAGGGAGTGGAGGGTGGTCGGCGCTGTGGTCACAGAACTTCCAAGCCGGGTGGGGTGCCACCAGCGCCCGCCCTCTGGTCCCGCTCGCGGCACCGTCCCCTCCCGCGAGGCGAGTCCTAGGGCGCCACCCCGGCACACGCCCGCCCGCGCTCCAGTGCGCCCAAAGGTGTAGCCGGCAACCAGAGGTCACTCGGAAGGTTTTCCGGCACTCGGGGTCAGGGTCATCTTGTGTCTGAGTGTTTAGTGGCACCTAAATAGACACAACTCTCCGTGGGGCGTTTTCCAGACGTTTTTTTACCCAGAGCGTCCCCCTGGAAGAGAGCTTTCCTCGGGACGCTGGCGGCACTGCCGCTGCTCCTGGCCGTCCTCGGCACGCCGGCGCTGTACTTCCTTCAGAAGCAGCGGAGGTCCCAAGGTAGGGGTCGCCGGGGTCCCTCCCAAAGCCGGCTTTGCTCGGGAGGAAAAAGGGGGCACCTGGCAGGAGCTGCACCCAGGGGCCTGAGGAAGCGCCCTGCAGGGATGGGACgtggagacaggcagggagggcGCCGACTCAgtcttctttctccccttccttcttgCTTTCAGAAAAGCTAAAGCAGCAGGCTGCAAAGAAACAAGGTAAGCAGCGGGGAGGGCGTTCCGCGCTCGCCTCCCGGCCTAGCAGAAGGCCGGGCGCCCGTCAGCAGGGCGGGAGCTCAGCCCCGGCCGTGGGAGCGGGAGCGGGGCAGCCACGGGGCTGGCCGGAGGCGTGTGatccccccgcccctgcccggaGACGCCCTgtgcagcccagcctgggcccctggaGTCTGAGCACTTCGGGGAAATGAGGCCTTCGTGTTAATCCATCTGTCCTATCTGACTCAGTCCCCAACCGGAGACATTTgactcttttctttgttttttgtctgttttgtttctccAGGGAAACTCACAGCAGAGCTGGGTAAGTTCTGGGTGCCGCAAAACAGTGCTGCCTTGTAGGCCTGCGcacggggcgggaggaccggttCAGTGGTTTTAGGCTTCCTTTGGACGGAGACAGACGGCAACTGTATAATTCTTCTGagcacccctccacccccccgTCTCTGCTTCCACGGGCTGAAATGACGGCTGCATGCCTTTGCGCAGCCGCCAACAAGGTCCGTCTGAGACCCCCAGACAGACCCAGCCAGCTCCTCCCCTGCAAATTAGCTGAATCAGTTAAAATTCCACAATTAAACAATTAAACGTTTACTCCCTCTGGTTCGTCTTcctaggaaatccttctctttttAATACAAAAGCCACTAGGAAGGGTGGCACCTATAATTTGCGCCAAATGGGAGTAACTTTTCACATGCACTTTTCTCCCCAGCGGGACTCAGCCAGTTGAAATGGGCGGGGGGCTTGTGTCTGTCCAGAGGAGGGGAGCGTGAACCCAAAGGAAGGAAGATGGAGGGAAAGGCCACCGTGCTGTAAGGGATGAAGCAATCAGACAAAACTGTGAGGTTGAGGAATCTTGTCTCAGTCTTATCTTGTCCTTCagggagaattaaaaaaacagcCCTAAGTCATTAACACATagtctgaatatatatataatgttgcCTTTCCTAGGAGCAGAGTGTGACATTTCAGTCCTTGGTATCCAGTCAGAGGAAGTAATTGGGTATGATGTCCTTCCAGTCCTTTAAATAATGTACCCACTAAGTGACTGTGAGGCTCACACAGGCTGTGTGCTCAGTGCCTGGACTTATTCAGGAGCTCCTCAGGAAGAGCTTGTGATTTCAGGGTGAATGAACCAGCTGAACCCTGGGAAGAAGCACCTCAGTATTAAGGCCTGTGTCCCCTTTGAGGCCCTGTGCATATTTCTGCCTTTGAGCAGATAGGATGGGGCATAAGAATCCTGCAGATGGGCCTCCTTTTCTTAGGCCATGAAGAGGCGAGGACGAAGTTGGGTTTAGTAGTGGGTTGAAACTGAGGAATCTCTTCCTGGTGGCCTAACTGCCTGGGAAAGGTGGTTAATCAACTGAAGGCTGATGTCTTCTCCCTGTGCTCTGTTTACAGAGAAGCTTCAAACAGAGCTTGGTAAGTGATCCCTCTTAGAACTATCTCTTCTCGCCCACATTTTTGCATCTGGTTATCCGTGTATCTTCTCATCGCCCAACcaggtatgttgcccaggctggcccccTGCTAGCTGTGTGGGtggcaggagagaggggaggagatggggctGGGTGCAAGCTGTGATGAGTGAGCAGGGAAGCTCAGGGCCCTGTTGTTCTAATTCCTGGTTTTCCCTTGGCTGCATCAGACTGGAGAAGGGCTGAAGGCCAGGCTGGTGAGTGAAGCCCGCTCTTTCTCTCTGTTGCTCATATGTCCCAGCACCCCAACCCAGCTCATTCTCATTAACCAACCACATTTCATTCTGGTTTCATTGCACAGCCTCACACAGCATGTGTTAATCTATGTCACTGGGTAGAGGTTATACtctagttttgcttttatatagTCTTGAGGCCTAAGCACCCTGCAAACCACTGGTTTCAATCCTGGTCGCACATTAGAGTTGCCTAGACTCTAAGTCGCCACCCTCAAAGACTCTGACAGTGAGTGCGGGTGGGTATGTTACTGTACATGTAAATATTTCTCCCCatacctccctcccttccatccaTAAAGCAGTGTAATGTGTATATGTTGCATGTATCCTTGCAAAATGTGAATATGTATTTTGTGCACCTGTATTATAGTTCATGTAAACGACACTTATAGTCCTGTGCTGTTCCTTGCTTTTCTCATGCATCACTGTGTTTAAATATCCATCTCTGCTACCTGTGTGCATTTGGTCTGCTCCTCCTAGCCGCAGAGTGCTCCATTTTAGTCAGCCGCCCTCCTGGAGTACAGGCTGCCTCTAACTCCACACCACCACAAACAACATTGAGTGAATAGCCCCAAACATGTCACTTTATTGCCCTCTGTGGAGATTTCTGTGGGACATATACACAGGACAGGGATTGCTGGCCCATGGGAGGTCTATGCACTAAGTGGGAGGGAGGGATCCCCGAAGGCAGCGCCATCATCCTGCTGTCGCCCTGCATGGAGGCTCTGCGTGCCCACATCTGTGTGAGCCAGCTTTCTAAGTTTGCCAGTCAGTAGAGATAGTAATGCCTCATCTCTTTATATGCTGGTTGACTTTGGAGACTACCTCTTTTGAAAATTGCCAGTTTAtagcctttgcccattttcttctaggattgcTGTCTTTTCTTATCAATTAATAggaatatatacacataacatTATTCCTTCTAGTCTGTCATCTGCTATTAGCTTTGTCCATGGTTCCCTTTATTGAAAAGAAATCATTGGTTTTTATAAAATCTAATTCATCAAATTTTTACCTTGTGGTTTATGTGTTTGAAGTTTTGTTGAAGAACTTCCTCATACATAGATTACAGACATATTCTCTGACACTTTTTTCTATTAACTTTATATGTGTTATGTGTAGATTTTTGATCCATCCAGAACTTGCCATTTTATGTGGTGTTGGGTGAGAATCCAGTGATTTTTCTCCATACAGTGAGTCAATCTTTCCAAAGCCATTTATTGCACCACCCCTGATCCTCCATTGATGTGGGCAACCACCTTCGGtgcatattccattttatagtaTCTGAAAGTATAAGTTCTCTTTCCCCATTTCCACttcctttttaaagttaatagacctttttaaaatgtaaattttaggataGATTTATGAAGCTCCTTAAATCCAAAAGTTTTGCATGGGATGGCTTTGAACTTACAAATCTGAGGAGAATCAGTATCTTAATAGAATTGAGTTATTCTACACCAGAGgtatatgttttcaaatttccaCTGGTTATCCTGATGCAAAACCAGGGTTGAAAAATCCCTGCTATCAATTTACCTAGCTCTGAGAATGTCTtgtattgcttttgctattttgtGACTTGGTTATCTCTTCGttgcaaaacagaacaaaataaaacaaaacagaaatccaCTCAGAATGGCTCACAGTAAGGAGGCCTGTTAAGGGAGGACAGGCTATCTAGAGGGCATCTTGGGATAAGACCTGTGCTCTTCTGGGGCTCCTGGGGACTGAGCCTGGCCAATGAGGGGCTGCGGCTTCATTTCCATCCCTCAGGGCATCTAGGATGCTGAAACATATTCTCCCTACCCAGaggctcccttctcctccttttgCCAACACGAAATCAGTGTGCATATAGCTCTGGTATAACCTACCACTGATACCAGCCCTCTACACAATCCCAAATTGTCAGGAAAATACCATGGTGGACCCAGTCTGGATCCAAACCAGCTGTCACCATGGGAATGGGGTAATTCGATTTGCAGGCATCCCTCATGCATCTTGAGCCTCTCTCAAGGTTCCAGAGTTACTGACTCGAATTTCTGAgcctcttttctgtctctgtttgGTTTCAGAGTGGAGAGCAGCCCAAAAGTATGCAGGTAACTGAAGCTGAGAAACTGATTTGTGGCTTGCATTGGCTGGATCTTAAAAAGAGAGGTGGAGAGAACTAAGATTAGAGGAAGGGTCTTTCCAGGAGTGAAGTTTGGGgcctgcacacacagacacacatgcacacttgcaCACATGACACGTGTGcctgcatgtgcacacatacacaggcaTACATgcttgtgtgcacacacatacacgtgctCCCAAACACACAGCTTCCTGGGTGTT
Proteins encoded in this window:
- the BTNL9 gene encoding butyrophilin-like protein 9; translated protein: MAEFPVSLDSLKTVSLPRSLIFLTHLLLLLLRPEELYTEEVKVVGPGEPILALVGEEVEFPCHLSPYLDAEHMEIRWFRSRDSDVVHLYRERQELPGPQMAQFQNRTKLIKDDIVDGSVVLQLHSVVPSDEGLFGCRFLSSDFSGEAVWELEVAGLGSDPHISLEGFKEEGIQLKCSSSGWYPKPKAQWQDHQGQCLPPESEAIIQDAQGLFNLETSVVVRGGSHSNVSFSIQNLLLSQKKELVVQIADVFLPRASPWKRAFLGTLAALPLLLAVLGTPALYFLQKQRRSQEKLKQQAAKKQGKLTAELEKLQTELDWRRAEGQAEWRAAQKYAVDVTLDHASAHPSLEVSEDGMSVYSRGVAQGPAPGDPQRFSEQTCVLSRERFSAGRHYWEVHVGRRSRWFLGACLAAVPRAGPARLSPACGYWVMGLWNGCEYFVLDPHRVALTLRVPPRRVGVLLDCDAGKLSFFNVSDGSHIFTFTDTFPDALCAYFRPRAHDGSEHPDPLAICPLPARGTRVPEEDDNDTWLQPYDPSAPALGLW